Part of the Myxocyprinus asiaticus isolate MX2 ecotype Aquarium Trade chromosome 17, UBuf_Myxa_2, whole genome shotgun sequence genome, GGACTCGAGGAGCAGGGTTGAAGACCACTGATCTAGATCACTGGATCTAGCACTACAAATAACAGGAGTGGAAGACCATGGGTGGGGGAACAACCTTTACCCTCTCACTAGACatattgtataataaaatgttttattgaatgcAATTGGTTGCCTTGTATATTCTGTACTATTGACCAAACTCCTTTCTTGGCTTAAATTGAGCAGTTGCTGGTGTGATTGATATTTAGATTAGATTTAACTTTGTCATTGCATCAAGTACGATAAATATAAGTATCATCAACATAATAAATTGTAATGTGGGCTAATTAATAAAAGAACGTGTTTAACAAGTCCCATTTACTTAAACAGTCTAACgttaaatgtaaagtaaaacaATAGTCCTCAGTAGGCTACAGTACGGTAGCTAGCATAGCCATTTCTAGCTCTGCTTCACAATACTGCTGCCTAGTGTTATAcagtaatataaataaatgtaaataataataataaagtagcaGACATATAAATGATACAACACACCAGTAACCAATGAACATTATGTGTTAATATACCGAAAATTGCTGTAAATCTAGTTGGTGCTGCTATCTGTCCCGCCGAAAACCATTCAAACTGGTTGACAGCGCGGATTTGTTTGGAACTATTGAGAGCTACATGAAGCACGTGAACGCATGTCGGCGAGATCAAAGAGTGTCGCAACTCTCTTTTTCAATGGCTCtgctacagtctacaatattactatattagaaccatagttaaactatgttatttgtatagtaaaaccataataaccacaaaattattatttttatattactatagttttggttttcctgtattatcactatagtttcactacgaatatcatggttaaaatatggttactgtagtaaaactattgtAAATTTATGGCGAGGGAACGCAGATTATTGCGAGAGCACTCAAAACGTACTTtgatggaatgcaaaacttatttcgaGGTCAcgtaaaactatttcagaaagcaaattcccaccctgtcctctaaggggttcCGTATTACATATGTTATGAGAATCAAAGACTACTCTTGACAAAAGGCACATTTCTTATTTCACAATGGGTGTGCTGTTCAGTAAAACAGGCACTGCTGCTCTCATCATTTATGAATAACAGTTTCAACAGAACAGACAATATCAATAAATTAGTGTCAAACTGACCATTATTCGTCATGCTGATGTCTTTATATTTTTAGGATCACTGGACTATGAAAAAAATAACTGCATGACACACAACAGTACAGAGCGATTGTTTGTTAGCAATTCACTTATCCCACTTTTGATAGACAGTATGTTACTGCTTATCTTCACCACTACAGTAATTCTTATCTATTTTCCTgacatacttaaagggatagttcacccaaaaattaaataatttacctaatgctatcccagatgtgtaagactttctctatctgtcactcactcgacgttgtgtcgatgtagtgacactaggggtcactcttgagagcccgagacacctctggtctatgataaaaggccaatgaaaattggcgagtggtatttgcatgccactcccccggacatacgggtatataaggagctggtatgcaaccactcgttcagattttctcttcggagccgaacggtcatgctcattgagctgaatactactgttcattcacctctgctggatctgacggcgcatttcagcggcttctccctcctctgcactggtgcactgcagagaatgcccctgggcgctttggcagaaaaacaagagtatattttctgaaagagcttttcctcctctaaaagtgtatatatttctctaaaagagcggcacacacggaatgtctttttaaagacgcgtctttttaaagatgcctttccgtttgtgttttattcctggttgcggtcattatctctcaatttcggatggtcatgatcgctgtctttcatgtctgggcacgacccacacggaggcagcgtttgtggatggttcatgttctcactgcgagaacatgaccatggcaatgttgcggtcgcggcttgctttcataagaggctccccgcctcggtccttctacctacgggtatgaggccagcgcagctagctctgggggcgatttggggaccccaatgggaacgtctccgccgggtatccccccgcggacctcccattccccagcacgctcgtctgccccattcgggcttccggatgagtttgccggctcgtctcacggcgagtctggcttcttgttcggagcccgcgaagatgatgagctctcgagtgcggcatcagagagcgggcttgtccagtctgacgcagaagcctcagctgggcttcccccttcggggacgattgcccagtcacaggctgatgccgaaatgatggacatgctttcccgggcggccgcgagcgtcgggttagagtggaaccctccactctcccctgaaccctcgcggcttgatgattggttcctgggctcgtagcgccgctcaaagcagccacgccccgctccagtgccattcttcccggaagtgcatgaggagctgacgaagtcgtgggaggcaccttttactgtccagctccgattccgcagttcccccgctctcactaccctcgatggcggggcggccaggggctatacggcgattcccccggtggataaggcgctcgcagtgcacctatgcctgccctaagctcccgtccaagccctgtaggctcacgtcatccctgacggctaaagcctacagcgttgcaggacaagccgcctctgccctgcacgccatggctctcctgcaggtccaccaagccaaggcattgaaagaactgcacgagggtagttcctccccagatttgatgcaggaactgcactcggcgaccgacctcgctctccgggcgacgtaggtcacggtgtggtctctcgggcggacgatggccacactagtggtccaggagcgccacctttggctcagtctggtcgagatgggcaaggccgacaagacacggttccttgctgcccccatttcccaggcgagGACttagcccagcagttctcggcggtgaagcagcagatggaggcaatccggcacatcctatGTGattcggctatgtgattcagttcgccaggcgcccacccaggttccgCCCAGGTTCACTTCATCTTGGtcgagcgaaaacgctgccaccttgcgcgtggagatcgctaccctcctacggaagggcgtgatagaacctgtccctccagctgagatgaagaaagggtttcacagcccctacttcatcgtaccgaaaaaaggcggtgggttgcggccaattttggacttgcgagtactgaaccgggctttacacagactcccgttcaagatgctgacgcaaaaacgcattctggcgagtgtccggcatcaagattggttcgcggcggtagacctgaaggatgcgtacttccacgtctcgatctttcctcgacacagacccttcctgcggtttgcatttgagtgtcatgcgtatcagtacaaagtcctccctttcggcctgtcccctcaagtctttacgaagatcgcagaggctgcccttgccccgttaagggaggtgggcattcacattctcaactatctcgacgactggctaatcctagctcactctcgagacatgttgtgtgcacacagggacctggtgctctcacacctcagccgactagggctttgggtcaactgggaaaagagcaagctccttccggttcagagcatctcttttctcggtttggagttggacacagtctccttgacagcgcgccttacgaacgagcgtgcccagtcggtgctggcctgtttgaaggcgttcaaacagaaaacagcggttccactgaaactttttccgaggctcctggggcatatggcgtcctcggtggtggccaccccgctcgggttgatgcatatgaggccgcttcagcactggctccagactcgagtcccgagatgggcatggcgccacgggacacatcgcgtggccatcacgccggtctgtcaccatcttttcagcgtcttttcctgatgcgaagacccccagagatgcgcagtcggatcagtgctttccttcctgcaggagaggttggaagggaggctgtccccttccaccttgaaggtgtacattgctgccatagcagcacaccatgacgcagtcgacggtaagttcttagggaagcacgacctgatcatcaggttcctaagaggcgccaggaggctgaatccctccagaccacgcctcgttccctcatgggacctctctgtagttcttcagggtctacagagagccccctttgagcctttcagccctcctgactgtgctcacttccatcaagagggtaggtgacctgcagcGAAACagcgtgcctggagttcggtccgggttacccTCACGTGATCCTTtgaccccgaccgggctacgtgaccaaggttcccaccaccccttttagggaccaggtggtgaacctgcaagcactgccccaggaagaggcagacccagccctgtcgttgctgtgtccggtgcgcgctttacacatctatttggatcgcatgcagagctttagaatctctgagcagctctttgtctgctttggtgcacagcggaaaggaagcgctgtctccaagcactggctcattgatgacataactatggcatatctcgcccaggacatgccacccctggtagggctatgagcccattctacctgggGTGTAGCGggttcctgggccctggccagaggtgcctctctaacagacatttgcagagcagcaggctgggcaacacccaacacctttgcaaggttctacaacctccgggtggaaccggtttcgtcccaggtagtggcatgcaacacaagcggataagcccgggatagctggccgggtgtatcgcttgcacatagcgccttccacctccttttgagctgaagatgtgcgccattaatttccagtagttttcacaaactttgttccctggttgacttcctccgagccctgtggcattgGAGTTTTcgaagagactcgctgccggcccagtacacatgctaactaagagtcctgttctggggtaggtgctctgcatgtggtggtttcctgtaaggctaaccccatgcaatatatatctcccgctagttcgtttccctgttggcaaactgcatcttcctggGGCAGAGCCTTTCTGCCCCAGTCTCCTTGTTtgaagtaactcctcccctgttgggtaggatctaccttgaagactctccacatggtcggaaagaccatgtgacgtattttgccacttaaatatccccccctctctttgggcgaggtgtggtctctgcagtgtcttccccttgggagggacaccctccgactagacttggcggcccagtcggataatcccccttcttttttagggaatataaaaagagaaggggaaaagaggccacgactgggttaagcctgtctctgtcttttgggtagtcgacttgtccccaaagggccgttcgacactcataactatgttgggggaggttacgtgtcgacctggtgtgctggctatgaggcacacagtagtctgcccaccacacactgccagttcacgtaacacagttcagccaattgtggctgTAACACttcttagtggaaaggaggaggcgagaagcaagatttcctggttcaggtaggagttttaATCATGCACCCTGACGGTTACAGTTCCACACTCATCAGTTTCACAGGCAAACATTTACTCAAACACTTCAAGTTCAATACACTAATAGTACAAATAGAATGCAGCGTCGTGGCCTTTCTTGCGCCAGTCTGTCCCCTGACTGCTGGCGATGTGGCTCTTTTAAGCCGCtctcccgtgctcactgaaattagagacaggtgttagacataatttagctcaggtgtaagcgcccttaccgctttctctctctccggagagatgcttgaccacgcccccgctgccacagtggcgtttcgtatagggacccctagtgtcactacatcgacacaacgttgagtgagtgacagatagggaacatcatggttacttgtgtaacctccgttccctgatggagggaacaagacgttgtgtccctcctgccacaacgctgaactacccgctgaaatggccggaccttatatcggctcctcagcataaaacctgaatgagtggttgcataccagctccttttgtacccgtatgtctgggggagtggcatgcaaataccactcgccaattttcattggccttttatcaaagaccagaggtgtctcgggctcccaagagtgacccctagtgtcactacatcgacacaacgtctcgttccctccatcagggaatggaggttacacaagtaaccatgacgttttttctgctgaacacagaaagaagaatatatcagctctgtaggtccatacaatgcaagtaaatggtgaccagaattttgaagctccaaatggaCATAATGGCAGTAGGGATGCTTTGATCAATCAGCTACTGATCGGTATCGcatagagcccaaccgatatgggatttttgagactgataccgattttagaggggaacAATTCACAGATTAAcaatatggtggccaatatagtaaatttttgagctggagtgaaaacagaccttttttatgtggattgtgcactgattggTACTCAGATGGCTGCTTTcttaatcaaatatttttatcaaagaacatttgacattattattattatacattgtcaacattggaaaaagtacaatatttccctctaaaatgtagtggagtggaagtataaagtaatagaaaatgctatggtaatactcaagtaaagtacaagtacctctaaattgtactaaagtacagttttcttgcttatcaaaacatcatcagcaATATTTCGCTGCTAAGaaaacagtcacaaacaataactcatggttcgctgctgccgagtcaagagatcagcggcagcagtgttacaccgtattctactatacaagttcaggggaaactttcaacggtggaaatccagacttttaaatattacattttataaatataatgacTGGATCTGTTCGGttaaagggggtaccaaactgcgaatcctgaataaaacagttttgtgaaaacatgtttacacattagcttccactcagctgacaaggtatgaaagtagctatgtggtttgctagttagctataagctcgttgtcatggagagtaaaagatggacattgtttatttactttccagcattgcatctcaccaactaagtaacaatgtagcgtgaaatcaaaactcaacagacacaatgcaccaccgcactgttgtgataaacatgagtgacatggttgtcaggaacagggttaacgttatattagttatattgaaaagggaaaatgatggggacattgttaattaattttccagtatgtatttcacaaactagttagcaacttactgtgaagacaccacttaactccgcactgtctttagaaccaccatcagctcagctctgtaaacaatggagtcgtagcgcaccccaagcattgttttgtgcattatatgttctgaaaaaaaagttttcatatctgcgcatatcgaaAAACATATATGCCAATaatgatatatctgtgaaaggctaatttTGACCAATAAATCAGTCGGGCACTAATCATTACAGTTGAATATaaaattttactatacagttgaaatatatttctgtcacaatttcttgaATTTCTGGGCcctagcttatattttgaaatgtgcttttattatgacatgtATTTTTTGCCTGAATCTTTACTTTCCGGATAGACAGTTTGCGACACAGGGAccatgtctgaaatctcatctctttacactggcatttgagtctgacaaattaaatgtaggacatagttttgaagtgtttgtattttagattactggtgtttatgtatgtggtaattttgaaatgttatgttttaaattgtattactgtgaagcactttggtcattttttttttcacttttgttgttttaaatgcaatataaataaagttgagattgcagcgcaaatgctgtgatttaattatataaatatatagtttacatgtgctgcatggttcacagtagtttagtgctctgctctgtcatctgatacaacgtgaatgattctcaatgtctgtggagtttccaatGTTTGAGCGGTCGGACTTATACTTTCATTCAAAGTACGCATgtcttccacactaagattgcagcctttagcggtttaataaatcacactaggacatttaatttgattaattggccatttcagtgtaaggagtaacagaggacatgctcaaaatgagcattttaaagcagttgtgtgtcagtcatactgcacggtggtaccggattgagttggtgctcggtactaccagtactgcagaaacactggtattgttacatcttttttattttagtatcgacttggtaccgaagtaccggtacttttgacaacactacttaCCGTTAGATCATACATGGCTGTCTTGTTCATATAAGATCATCGctagatcatatttggcctcatatcTGTAACAGCTGTTGCACTTTAGAAAGTACAAACAGCTGTTTGTGATTGGAGTTTGTGTGATTCCTTCGTGAAAAGTTCATATCTCTCAACAGCAGCTGTGGGATGAATGGGTCTTTATAGAGCAGATGCGATAATGATTGTGATCCATGAAATATCATAGATTATGTCAAATCCTGAGATTGTCCTGATCCACCAGTCCTGAcagaaatttaaagaagcccaagtCTCCAATAATCTTTTGGAAACGGGGTGTTAACACCCAGTTTAAGCTCAATTTGAGGGAAGCGctcatagacagcagttcttttctgcaatgccaaaagaacccggaagtgccACTACCTTGCGTTTGTTTGTAAAGAGTAACTTCATCTATTGAACTAAGGCCATAAATACAATAGACAGGGTCAACTAAAATGGCTTTCTCCCCATCCGGTATATGTGGTTACGACCTTGCATCAGACAGAGATTTTCAGTACAGCTTTTTATTAAACTCCATAAATTTTAATTTGAGCCAGTTAATGACTTAATCCCAGTTTCGTATGTGATGCATATGATGTCTATAAGAGTCTGTCTCATTTTCAGATGCACAAGATGGAGAATCCTGCAGGATTGTGGAACACTGGAGGCTTCAGCCTTGAGAATCAAACAACGAAATTCAACGAATCTTCAACATTCACTGACTCTGAGTTTCGTTACACTCTCTTCCCTGTTTTCTATGGTCTGGTCTTTGTCTTTGGGTTGGCAGCCAACTGCTATGCTCTTTATGTACTGCACCATATGCGTGATACCAAAGCCATGAATGAGATCTGTATCTACATGACCAACCTGACGGTTGCAGACCTGCTCTTTGTGTCTGCTCTGCCATTCTGGATCGGCTACTACGTGCATAAAGGTAACTGGATGTATTCAGATGCTGTCTGCCGTATCACAGGCTCATTTTTCTTCATCAACACATACTGCTCTATCCTCTTCCTCACTGTCATCAGTGTTAACCGTTATTGGGCTGTTACTAGACCACTGGTGGCCGCTTCCTCTGACTGCTGGAAACGTGGAGCAATCATCTCGGCAGTTGTCTGGGTTGTCACTCTTGCAGCAGCAATTAAATACCTCACTGAACCTGGAGTCCAGGAGGACACAGAGAAGGGAATTGTACGCTGTTTCGAGGGTTATCACGTAAAGAGTTATGCTACTAAATATTCAGTGGCCACAACCCACTTCATTATTATTgtcctgttttttgttgttttcttaatGGTCATTATCTGCAATATCTTGATTGCGCAAGCTCTTATGGCCCAACCAATCAGTCAGCCTCAAGTCAGCACGGGTAAGCGGCCTAGCGGTACCAAGCGCAGAGCCTTGAGGATGCTGTGTGCCATTGTAGGTGTATTTGTGATCTGTTTCCTGCCCCACCATGTGTTGCAGGGTCCCTGGGTACTTTCGGTGCTAGGCCTGAAGAAATCCTGGAGCAAGGAGACTCACCAACTCCTAAATGATGCTCACCAGATCACCCTGATGTTTATGGGCTTCAACTGCATCCTGGACCCACTGGTGTATTGCTTCGCCACAACAAATTTCCACAAATACATCCAGGgtcactttaaaaatgtcaagaataACAAAAGCTGCTCATGCAATATAGTAAGCACGGCTATGTCTCTGAAGAGCAGACATTAGAGCGAATTATGAATGGTGCCAAAGAGCAGAAAAAATAGGTCAGGAATATTTGAAATCCGCTCCCTTGGTGTCTGAATATTTAATCAATTATAATCTTATTTAGGATTTTAGCAGGTTTGATTTCACAAAATTTTCTCAGTAGATTCTGTTCGgattcttaataaaaaaattgtctgcTGAAATGATCTATCTTGCAATTGCTGCCTCTAGCAGGCAGAGGCAGGGCAACAACCAACCAACAGACTAtttcacacatatatatacaattttgtaTATGCTAAGTGATATAGTCAAAAGACAATAATCGGAGTTACTGATAACAGCATGGATCTCTTAAATACCTACACTTGCACTGAATAGAGGTGGAATTGACCCCAGTATCTAAATGGGTCAAACAAATCTACTAAACTATTCTTGGTGATGAGACTGTTTCAAGAAGAATGAAAACATGGGATCATGCCTTGAGATACATTGGTTTAGAATGAGGAAGATAAACAAGTGAAAAGGGAGCTGCCTTACTTGCAGAGTAGCTCTGTAAGGAGTGTTCTTTTGAATTTCCTTTTGaaggttttttttaaaactttttttgtcaCACTGGAAGTCTTCATTTTCTTCTGCAATAATTTGTCATAAAAGGGGAACTTGAAATGCACCCATTGCCTGGAACTGCGCATGCAGACCCGGGGAGATTTTGGACAacaaatttaatacaataattaaatgcaattattacagtaaattaaatTTATTATACAATGAAATGATTGTGTGACTCAATATTGGTTCTCAATAGAagttgagtaaatattaatttgttaacTTGTACAAATTCTACATCTAAAAattgttgttgtcattttttcTGTTGCCTTTTTATTGTGTTCTGATTATATTTATTGAACAGaatgaaatatactctttattctTAATTAACTTATACAAATTCTACGTCTTAAAATTGTTGATGTCATTTTCTGTTGCCTTTTTATTGTGTTCTGATGTTATTTATTGAACAGaatgaaatatactcttttaagcTGATGTTTGTATTTTGAATGTATTTAACACTTTCATGTAAATATGtcaaatttaataatgttttaaaaatgttacttATTTCCAGTGATATCTTGGTGTTctttaatgtgtttatatgaGCCATATGTTTTTGGGTGGCATTTGGTGGCATTGGAGACATTTAATCAATGCTCAGTGTTcacattttactttcttttttttttttttttaagttctctATCAAACATGAAGTTTGTCTAGAATGTGCTGTGTACTGTACTTTTTTTGagtgtttgatttaaaaaaaagaagaacagaGTGTGTGAAACACAGATCTGATGAAAGATtctttgtttcacattttagagAACTGCAGATACTATTGCAGTTCAGCCACTgtttttctatttattattaaaaagaaGGGAAATCATTGAACTTTGTACATCTAACAATTCTTTTTATGTCATGTAAGGCTATATCAGTACTGAtaagtcataataataataataattataataataataataaaatatttattcagCTGTAGGTAATCATGTTTAGCTTTTTCTGTTTATTCGCAAAAGATCAGAAGAAATGTGTGCTATAATGTAGATTAGTATGTGTTCTTCAGCTTAGATTTCATTAGTCATGGGTGCTGGATTCAGGTCTGTGTAATTTGTCGTTCACGTCAACATCAGATCAGCGCCCGCAAGTGGTAActttaaaaacatgatttaaataaTGATCCCACTTTAAATGGTTAGTTTTGCATTCAGAGACTTTTGACTATAGTATCGGCATCTGGTCATTTTTCAGCTTATTCTGGCTAAGAACTATCTACTTAGAGACAAAGGGTCTGTCTAATAAGTATAGTGGCAgcctaattttgtttttacattctgTTTGGGGGGTGGGGTAAGCTTATCTGAAATAGTTGCTAGCCTACAATAATAGAACGCCATGAAAAAAAGGCTTCAAGAGATTTTTGAATTTTCTCAATTTCTCAAGGAAgtaacacacacaacaaaaatgtttAGCATTACAGTGCAAAAAAGGAgaaaagttaaatatttaaggCAACATGATGTTTTGCGATTTTTTTAGTTCTCTC contains:
- the LOC127455107 gene encoding platelet-activating factor receptor-like, which gives rise to MHKMENPAGLWNTGGFSLENQTTKFNESSTFTDSEFRYTLFPVFYGLVFVFGLAANCYALYVLHHMRDTKAMNEICIYMTNLTVADLLFVSALPFWIGYYVHKGNWMYSDAVCRITGSFFFINTYCSILFLTVISVNRYWAVTRPLVAASSDCWKRGAIISAVVWVVTLAAAIKYLTEPGVQEDTEKGIVRCFEGYHVKSYATKYSVATTHFIIIVLFFVVFLMVIICNILIAQALMAQPISQPQVSTGKRPSGTKRRALRMLCAIVGVFVICFLPHHVLQGPWVLSVLGLKKSWSKETHQLLNDAHQITLMFMGFNCILDPLVYCFATTNFHKYIQGHFKNVKNNKSCSCNIVSTAMSLKSRH